From Mycosarcoma maydis chromosome 16, whole genome shotgun sequence, a single genomic window includes:
- a CDS encoding uncharacterized protein (related to PRM10 - Pheromone-regulated protein, proposed to be involved in mating): MSDTHAGAQEPDNTISSSSTDASSTLPTGSHENEPHNPASSSYHTTDPQTLIHHIHGDDTLYNSIDTPQHFASSSNASTSTTVPQHAPRPSASTSTSTFTSTAARRAAGRVHWDGTSNAASLRRGGQLSIQSRTGGALTGPTVTVRGGAIPAQPDRSKPLSLGSVRRNHHPGPLNIAQRLTPRNESSSLDLPLHPHSSTGADATDAAADSDAPVTSAAHIPSLSLTGAKGLDEQGLDNRAFLELQRELQRHEARSEDAASHISWQDAQAAQAAPAAQDSQGGHRLAQVFADRERDREARRRRQQHTIPNAAAQDTSGLLTDMSFPTTPGSGTSESSYDPANDSDLEHLDFVPGETDGMPTRLKKRNDNDDADQQPKGWAKLRGLFGKPPADQEDEEEKGEVGQTVEFKNASLHDQGGPTNWKSVPVETSSGLHTDDGPRRKPNKFEREAVRLVKQHKLAQQRQDALDRIGRSHLPDTGATTPDAMETTMNLDARPVMSGGVLGNLLRLYEQQQREAKSAATSSIASASEYNTDVDGRQLIDEIPQHVQAKLNSPGFQSKSDKYEKRRGLALHSIALPSPKITQKFAKAGNVAFSTSTKVVRGVANETGIDAALDERPKAARSDAGVFGALVATTGNLIGAVSPQHAQLGPNPKRPGFSLDRYLLPEMNAKTLKRTAQIVADAAPAPYRPSNFGSPLASRSHSLPTSPDADRRDSSTQANSPPASGYVTPGKKRPSSIMHLPSRTMTGASSVDGSAPRKRHHLGLPGAMTRAFTYSNLNTPDVNAGFGPDYFGPDAEKMHSDYHKQEWQRKLKKRAKNKKRKEEIFITMHVAAILQRQQFIMKLARALMMFGAPTHRIETQIQQTGRVLEINCRCIYLPNLMLLAFGDDTTHTSETKFIKQTSGLDLTKLTDMHTIYWNVIHDKIGVEEASAQLDELMRRKPLIGRIPMVLIGGFASAFICVGPQGFNGSFIDAVMAFPLGAFLVYCQSIITTELYSNVFEIVFATLNSFVAAAVQSTGYFCYAAVVSGSIVLILPGFIVLSGSLELQSKNLIAGSVRLVYAIIYSLFLGFGISIGVSFWQLFSGDTDTRGYSNCSLRHTDTWWQSDVREIWALLTAPAYSISLSLRNQAKVTRKEFPVMVLIACGGWACNHFAAKATALSRRQDVTAALGSLAVGIMANIYGRIFDGRSFVVSVPGILYQLPSGLSNGGGLLNFANNSDSTSAFASGFTVAQSLVEVALGLTVGLFASTVLSYLLGGRKMRNGGGLFSF, encoded by the coding sequence ATGTCCGACACTCACGCCGGCGCTCAAGAGCCTGACAACACCATttcgtcctcttccacaGATGCTTCCTCTACACTACCCACCGGTTCTCACGAAAACGAGCCACACAACccagcatcgtcatcttACCACACAACAGATCCCCAGACCCTCATCCATCACATCCACGGCGACGACACCCTCTACAACTCAATCGACACGCCCCAACactttgcttcttcttccaaTGCATCCACTTCCACCACCGTTCCCCAGCATGCCCCACGTCCTTCCGCGTCgacatccacatccacattcACATCCACAGCCGCGCGTCGTGCAGCTGGACGTGTCCATTGGGACGGCACTTCCAACGCTGCCAGTTTGCGTCGAGGCGGTCAGCTCTCCATTCAATCCCGTACCGGAGGCGCTTTGACTGGTCCCACCGTGACCGTACGAGGAGGTGCCATACCAGCTCAGCCAGACAGGTCCAAACCTCTTAGCCTCGGTTCTGTCCGCCGAAATCATCATCCAGGTCCGCTCAACATCGCACAACGCCTCACTCCCCGGAACGAGTCTAGCTCCCTTGACCTCCCACTTCATCCACACTCCTCCACCGGCGCCGACGCCACTGACGCTGCCGCCGACTCTGACGCCCCAGTCACCTCAGCTGCTCACATTCCTTCGCTCTCCTTGACAGGCGCCAAAggtctcgacgagcagggtCTCGACAACCGCGCTTTCCTCGAACTTCAGCGTGAGCTTCAACGCCACGAGGCGCGCTCAGAAGATGCTGCAAGCCATATCAGTTGGCAAGATGCCCAAGCTGCCCAAGCTGCCCCAGCTGCCCAAGATAGCCAAGGCGGTCATCGTCTCGCCCAAGTCTTTGCCGATCGAGAACGCGACCGTGAAGCCAGGCGTCGCCGTCAACAGCATACCATCCCCAACGCTGCCGCTCAAGACACGTCCGGTCTTCTGACAGACATGAGCTTTCCTACCACCCCTGGCTCCGGCAccagcgagagcagctACGACCCTGCCAATGACTCGGacctcgagcatctcgattTCGTTCCCGGTGAGACCGACGGAATGCCCACTCGCCTCAAGAAACGCAATGACAACGATGACGCCGATCAACAGCCCAAAGGCTGGGCAAAGCTTCGCGGCCTTTTCGGCAAACCTCCCGCCGACcaagaggatgaggaggaaaAGGGTGAGGTCGGCCAGACCGTCGAATTCAAAAACGCCTCCTTGCACGACCAAGGCGGTCCCACCAACTGGAAGTCGGTCCCCGTCGAAACCTCCAGCGGCCTACACACAGACGATGGTCCGCGGCGCAAACCCAACAAGTTTGAACGAGAGGCGGTGCGTCTCGTCAAACAGCAcaagcttgctcagcaACGACAGGATGCGCTTGATCGCATCGGTCGCTCGCACCTTCCCGACACGGGCGCCACTACCCCAGACGCAATGGAGACCACCATGAACCTCGATGCTCGTCCAGTCATGTCCGGCGGTGTCCTCGGCAATCTCCTGCGTCTCTacgaacagcagcagcgcgaaGCCAAAAGCGCTGCCACCAGTTCCATCGCCAGCGCAAGCGAGTACAACACGGACGTCGACGGTAGGCAACTCATTGACGAAATCCCCCAACACGTTCAAGCCAAACTCAACTCGCCTGGCTTCCAGAGCAAATCGGACAAGTACGAAAAGCGTCGCGGTTTGGCGCTCCACTCGATCGCTTTGCCCAGCCCCAAGATCACTCAGAAATTTGCCAAGGCCGGCAACGTTGCCTTCAGCACCTCCACCAAGGTGGTTCGCGGCGTCGCCAACGAGACTGGtatcgatgctgcgctcgacgaaCGCCCCAAAGCCGCAAGAAGCGATGCAGGTGTGTTTGGTGCGCTTGTCGCCACTACAGGTAATCTCATTGGGGCCGTGTCGCCTCAGCATGCCCAGCTGGGTCCCAACCCCAAGCGTCCTGGTTTCTCGCTCGATCGCTACCTTTTGCCCGAGATGAACGCTAAGACGCTCAAGCGAACCGCTCAGATCGTCGCCGATGCGGCTCCTGCTCCCTATCGCCCCAGCAACTTTGGATCGCCGCTGGCGTCACGCTCTCACTCGTTGCCCACCAGCCCCGACGCCGACCGTCGCGACAGCTCGACCCAGGCCAATTCGCCTCCTGCCTCTGGCTACGTCACGCCGGGAAAGAAGCGTCCTAGCTCGATCATGCACTTGCCTTCACGCACCATGACTGGCGCTAGCTCTGTCGATGGCAGCGCACCTCGAAAGCgtcaccacctcggccttCCAGGCGCCATGACGCGCGCCTTTACCTATTCCAACCTGAACACGCCTGATGTCAATGCTGGCTTTGGCCCAGACTACTTTGGGCCCGATGCCGAAAAGATGCATTCCGACTACCACAAGCAAGAGTGGCagcgcaagctcaagaagcgagccaagaacaagaaaCGCAAGGAGGAAATCTTTATCACCATGCACGTTGCCGCCATTCTGCAGCGTCAGCAATTCATCATGAAGCTCGCACGTGCCTTGATGATGTTTGGTGCACCTACGCATCGTATCGAGACGCAGATCCAGCAGACGGGTCGCGTGTTGGAGATCAACTGTCGATGCATCTACTTGCCCAACCTCATGCTTTTGGCATTTGGCGACGACACTACGCACACGTCCGAGACCAAGTTTATCAAGCAAACCTCTGGACTCGACTTGACCAAGTTGACCGACATGCACACCATCTATTGGAACGTCATCCACGACAAGATTGGCGTCGAGGAGGCGTCTGCGCAGCTTGATGAGCTCATGAGGCGCAAGCCGCTCATCGGGCGCATACCCATGGTGCTCATCGGTGGCTTCGCCTCGGCGTTCATCTGCGTTGGTCCGCAGGGGTTCAATGGGAGCTTCATTGACGCCGTCATGGCGTTCCCGCTCGGCGCTTTCTTGGTCTACTGTCAGTCgatcatcaccaccgagCTGTACAGCAACGTGTTTGAGATCGTCTTTGCAACGCTCAACTCGTTTGTCGCTGCAGCGGTGCAGAGTACGGGTTACTTCTGCTACGCTGCCGTGGTATCGGGATCTATTGTGCTCATCCTGCCTGGGTTTATCGTGCTCAGCGGTTCGTTGGAACTGCAGTCCAAGAACTTGATTGCCGGCTCGGTGCGGTTGGTCTACGCGATTATCTACTCGCTCTTTTTGGGCTTTGGTATTTCGATCGGCGTTTCGTTCTGGCAGCTTTTCTCGGGCGACACCGATACGCGAGGGTACAGCAACTGCAGCCTGCGTCACACCGACACATGGTGGCAGTCGGATGTGCGCGAGATTTGGGCGCTGCTCACCGCTCCCGCCTATTCGATCTCGCTGTCGTTGCGCAACCAGGCCAAGGTGACGCGCAAAGAGTTTCCCGTCATGGTGCTCATCGCATGCGGAGGCTGGGCTTGTAACCACTTTGCAGCGAAAGCAACGGCGCTCTCGCGGCGACAGGATGTTACAGCAGCACTGGGATCGCTCGCTGTGGGTATCATGGCCAACATCTACGGGCGCATCTTTGACGGTCGCAGCTTTGTCGTTTCGGTTCCCGGTATCCTGTACCAACTGCCTTCCGGTTTGTCCAACGGAGGCGGtctgctcaactttgccaACAATTCAGACTCGACTTCGGCTTTCGCGTCTGGTTTCACCGTCGCGCAGAGTctggtcgaggtggcaCTCGGCTTGACCGTCGGCCTATTTGCAAGTACCGTGCTGTCCTACTTGTTGGGCGGTAGGAAGATGAGGAATGGTGGCGGACTGTTTAGCTTCTGA
- a CDS encoding mitochondrial 54S ribosomal protein uL22m (related to 50S ribosomal protein L22), which yields MSASHTASRTARLLMRSSTATRATQSCTSTRTAPAVSYRCVSSSVPRASLLSDISERLAKVALGSNYTKTRERGGILPEDQKKLDYERQRDSAMASVSPDGMPLFEDVESLPISQQAQRRQQRISAKVETRQLRKRFNAKHPITGAALEHKYSTAAFKISPRKLQLLANQISGQPIDYAILQMQFSPKRAAKRVLSTLALARDHAAAKGMQVPRLVVSEAWVGKGLYLTRTDIKGRARMGRKHHPQARLSIVLRYGKTYAEKEVEKIELARKRARAIGNGGVVRTDNKIVNGFQRPGWAW from the exons ATGTCGGCTTCGCATACCGCCAGTCGGACGGCGAGGCTGCTcatgcgctcgtcgacagcaacgCGCGCCACTCAATCTTGCACGTCAACTCGCACCGCTCCTGCGGTGTCGTACCGATG CGTGTCGTCGTCTGTACCACGTGCGTCGTTGCTGTCGGACATCTCAGAACGACTCGCCAAGGTGGCGCTTGGATCGAACTACACCAAGACGCGCGAACGTGGTGGAATTTTGCCCGAAGACCAAAAGAAGCTCGACTACGAACGTCAGCGCGATTCGGCCATGGCATCAGTTTCGCCCGACGGTATGCCTCTATTCGAAGACGTCGAGTCGCTGCCCATCTCGCAACAGGCGCAGCGAAGACAGCAACGCATATCTGCCAAAGTCGAAACGCGCCAGTTGCGCAAACGGTTCAACGCCAAACATCCCATCACGGGCGCTGCGCTAGAGCACAAATACTCGACCGCAGCATTCAAAATCTCCCCGCGCAAACTACAGCTCTTGGCCAACCAGATCAGCGGACAACCAATCGACTATGCAATTCTGCAGATGCAGTTCTCGCCCAAACGCGCCGCTAAGCGCGTGCTGAGCACTCTGGCACTAGCTAGGGACCATGCGGCTGCAAAAGGCATGCAAGTGCCTAGGCTTGTTGTCAGCGAAGCATGGGTCGGCAAGGGCCTCTATTTGACGCGTACCGATATCAAAGGTAGGGCGAGAATGGGCAGGAAACATCATCCTCAGGCTAGATTAAGTATCGTGCTCAGGTATGGAAAGACGTACGCCGAGAAGGAGGTAGAGAAGATCGAGTTGGCGAGAAAGAGGGCCAGGGCGATCGGAAACGGTGGCGTGGTAAGAACGGATAATAAGATCGTCAATGGATTTCAGAGGCCGGGTTGGGCTTGGTAG